One Brassica napus cultivar Da-Ae chromosome C4, Da-Ae, whole genome shotgun sequence genomic region harbors:
- the LOC106426378 gene encoding uncharacterized protein LOC106426378 produces the protein MPRAIPANEDHFSMLETMFGFQEGSLQREHLKSMLLNNIQRRKSRNEKPPVEPSPYETNYPKSQCLVRSVKAIVFLALLVLASLVIIITFDVVTIKYMLLCMLAFISFGCVVSQLIVRAWKPLSQWLGLCSSGGRGLGAMNS, from the exons ATGCCCCGGGCTATTCCAGCAAACGAGGACCATTTTTCTATGCTTGAAACTATGTTTGGTTTTCAG GAAGGTTCACTTCAAAGAGAGCACTTGAAGAGTATGTTACTTAACAATATCCAGCGTCGAAAGTCTCGAAATGAAAAACCACCCGTTGAACCATCGCCATACGAGACTAAT TATCCCAAGTCCCAATGTCTCGTGAGAAGCGTCAAGGCTATTGTGTTCCTCGCACTTCTGGTTCTGGCAAGCCTCGTTATCATCATAACTTTTGATGTTGTGACAATCAAATACATGTTACTTTGCATGCTAGCATTCATCTCATTCGGATGTGTAGTTTCACAGCTT ATTGTACGAGCATGGAAGCCTTTAAGTCAATGGTTAGGGCTCTGCTCATCGGGAGGACGCGGGCTTGGGGCTATGAACTCGTGA
- the LOC106426368 gene encoding probable myosin-binding protein 4 — MDSNVIYDHQSVILGLAPVLTYAACEWFLIFLMLLDALLSYLLVWFARYCRLPLPCFLCSKLLHPLHWRLLLCRSHRSEVSSYISCLNHDNNLADCRGMCDDCLLSFTKTTGPNQDMNRLLLGKLGYDLLSTSHFAHPPRSCSCCDKPWRTRHHTQRLIRLGSRGAAKPNIPAAPRHHHLTRRGSGGSLKKMRNNLKAVDAGSRSDGMAHVGYAELKIHSESESEFLFTDDDAFFQTIDFSGETSERLVVHKSRSRESLKDKKVLKRKQPYLKDNKIHVKDHKPRERKLVDKTQKQEQAIEAGEDEGVLSELITMSEARPFSLDLPKEENAGGAVAQSENEAEVSGSSSPSGGEFLSPSGDNSTSHEVQIQADFDQNISHSAVETEASVDQKVCDHIDVPGSVADEPSSDEENGVERDLKPLTTNDEESNEVSENNAAEEYFSNEEEEAEVNAPSEPSTSKDVTGSFALEQSHCSHEEEDVDNGDSQTLTSNNMTGEHSSNEEEDADNVTGSATEEHSGKEEHGETEPLPSPKISNEGTSLEHRDDKDSSKATETLNTSDETVPELKQSASVESFVSISSDIEGETLVDLLKKQLEHDRNSLRDLSKELEEERNASAIAANQAMAMITRLQEEKAALHMEALQYLRMMDEQAEHDVDALERANDVLADREKEIQDLEMELEYYRVKYPDEPREEILASMGVLESIETSGHSTTDETSEKVPTDI; from the exons ATGGATTCAAATGTCATATATGATCACCAAAGCGTCATACTAGGCCTAGCTCCTGTGCTAACATACGCAGCCTGCGAATGGTTCCTCATATTCCTCATGCTCCTCGACGCTCTTCTCTCCTACCTCCTCGTCTGGTTCGCACGCTACTGCAGACTCCCTCTGCCGTGTTTCCTCTGCTCCAAGCTCCTTCACCCTCTCCACTGGAGACTCCTCCTCTGCAGAAGCCACAGATCAGAGGTTTCATCATACATATCATGTCTCAACCACGACAACAACCTCGCGGACTGTCGAGGAATGTGCGACGATTGTCTCTTGTCATTCACCAAAACGACCGGTCCCAATCAGGACATGAACAGGTTGCTCCTAGGGAAGCTAGGGtatgatcttctctccacaAGCCATTTCGCTCATCCTCCTAGATCGTGTTCTTGTTGCGATAAACCGTGGAGGACAAGGCACCATACGCAGAGACTGATTAGGTTAGGCTCTAGGGGTGCTGCTAAACCTAACATTCCTGCTGCTCCAAGGCATCATCATCTTACTCGAAGAGGAAGCGGTGGGagtttgaagaagatgaggaacAACCTTAAGGCTGTAGACGCTGGAAGCCGCAGCGATGGGATGGCTCACGTGGGGTATGCAGAGCTGAAGATTCACTCGGAGTCTGAATCAGAGTTCTTGTTCACAGATGATGATGCGTTCTTCCAGACGATAGACTTCAGTGGTGAGACGTCTGAGAGACTTGTTGTTCACAAGTCTCGGTCTCGGGAATCTTTGAAAGACAAGAAGGTGTTGAAGCGTAAACAGCCTTATTTGAAAGATAATAAGATTCATGTTAAAGATCATAAACCGCGTGAGCGTAAGCTTGTAGATAAGACTCAGAAGCAAGAACAAGCTATTGAAGCAGGGGAGGATGAAGGTGTACTCTCTGAGCTTATAACTATGAGTGAAGCTCGTCCGTTCTCATTGGACTTACCTAAAGAGGAAAATGCAGGAGGAGCAGTAGCACAAAGTG AGAATGAAGCTGAGGTAAGTGGCAGCTCATCTCCTTCTGGTGGAGAATTCTTGAGCCCTTCTGGAGACAATAGTACCTCTCATGAAGTCCAGATTCAAGCAGACTTTGATCAAAACATATCCCATTCAGCTGTAGAGACAGAAGCATCTGTGGATCAAAAAGTGTGTGATCACATAGACGTGCCTGGTTCTGTTGCAGATGAACCTTCTAGTGATGAGGAGAATGGTGTTGAAAGAGATCTCAAGCCTTTGACTACCAATGATGAAGAGTCAAATGAGGTTAGTGAAAACAATGCTGCAGAAGAGTATTTCagtaatgaagaagaagaagctgaggtCAACGCACCTTCTGAGCCTTCAACATCAAAAGATGTAACTGGTTCATTTGCTTTAGAACAATCCCATTGCAGTCATGAAGAAGAGGATGTGGATAATGGAGACTCTCAAACTTTGACATCAAACAATATGACTGGAGAACATTCCAGTAATGAAGAAGAGGATGCGGATAATGTGACTGGTTCTGCCACAGAAGAACACTCCGGTAAAGAAGAGCATGGAGAGACTGAGCCTTTGCCGTCACCAAAGATCTCCAACGAAGGAACCTCATTAGAACATAGAGATGATAAAGATTCCTCCAAGGCAACAGAGACTCTAAATACTTCAGATGAAACAGTACCGGAGCTAAAACAATCAGCTTCTGTGGAGTCATTTGTAAGCATTAGCAGTGACATTGAAGGAGAAACTCTAGTTGATCTGTTAAAGAAACAGCTAGAGCATGACAGGAACTCCCTAAGAGATTTGAGCAAAGAGTTAGAGGAAGAAAGAAACGCCTCAGCTATAGCTGCAAATCAAGCAATGGCGATGATCACACGGTTGCAGGAGGAGAAAGCAGCTCTTCATATGGAAGCTTTACAGTACCTGAGAATGATGGATGAGCAAGCTGAGCACGACGTTGATGCGCTTGAGAGAGCAAACGATGTATTAGCTGATAGGGAGAAGGAAATACAGGATCTTGAGATGGAGTTGGAATACTATAGAGTCAAGTATCCAGATGAGCCAAGAGAAGAGATCCTCGCTAGCATGGGAGTTCTTGAGAGTATAGAAACCAGTGGCCACTCAACAACTGATGAGACCAGCGAGAAAGTTCCAACAGACATTTGA